In Pseudorasbora parva isolate DD20220531a chromosome 9, ASM2467924v1, whole genome shotgun sequence, the sequence TCAGCTGTGGCCGATGCTGCAGGTTTGCATTACTTGAATACTAGTAACAAAATATTATGTTTAGCAATATAGTCACGTTAAATATCACGGCTGATTTGACAGTAATTAAATGTTACTGTGTATTTACAAGCATTGAATACTGCTGAAGATCATGCACATGACATTGCAATGTATGTAATCACACATTGTTCTTGTCATTACTACAGTAGGCTAAATCATTTTTGAAGCAGGTAATGTTTCCCTATAACCAAATATATACACAGATTTGTGTTCATATACTCTGCAGCACAACCGCTCCACTGGGTCTATGACCAGCAGAAGCTGAGTGTGTTACTCTCTGAAAGTCCTCAGCCTGAGTTCCGCCCTGAGTCTGCCAACCCGTTCTACAGGAGGAACACCGGACAGCAGAGCTGCTATGGAGATCAAGCATTCGTGCTCCTGGAGTCCCTGTCCGAGTGTGGAGGTGAAAAATACTTAAGAAAAACAATTATAACATGATACATTCCAGTTTGTAACTTTAATatgaaaactttattttgatgctatGTGTATCACCATGTTGTTATTCATGGGTCACAGGTCTCAATGTTGAAGATCTTAAGCAGCGCACCTACAAGTTCTTTGGACCAGGATCTGAATATGACTCACCAGTCAATGATCCTTACAGAGATAAAGGAGGTAGATTAAATTCATTGCACAAGGACATTTTCATCtttgtttacttttttattagttattctTGAAATATTCCAAGGTATATTTGTTTTTCTACATTGCGACAGCTCTTGTTTTACAAACCATTCTAataagaagtgtgtgtgtgtgtgtgtgtgtgtgtgtgtgtgtgtgtgtgtgtgtgtgtgtgtgtgtgtgtgtgtgtgtgtgtgtgtgtgtgagtgtgtgtgtgtatatgtatatatatattggaaCTGAACAGTGTGCCCCAATGGGGAACGGCATTAGCTTGGCTATAATACCACAATTTTTACGTACAGTGCAGGTGCCTGCTAaaaactttacatctgaggtgtttaaagactccatttgtccattgtttatttctaaagaaacacgacaatgtataaaaggctatacctatcttttactgtctatgaggcagttgGGGGGacatggagacataaagtccgataaagtcaagggagaagaatagGGAGAAGCCCAGAAGCCCacagtgagccaaaagcaacaggacaaaacatttaaacaacgtgattcagattttacttttcacaactactagaagacttacaactGTCAGAGAGGTTGCTTACATCatatctacgtcgtcaagctcagtctgagcctgcgcagtacgctcagccatcaggaagtgagtgcttctaactGACTTCACTGTCGCCGTTGAAGACTATGGGGTccctgtgtccatttcttttactggcTACATGCGAAAGCCTAgacagctgactcgttgcctcgctgcatTATCAGgcaatggcttgtaaggcagtgttttgtgcacgaaggcacctcacgaaatgatctacagcaatagagcgagctttggtgagaacttacatatatttaattactacattagtaatttctcgctagaaatgacatcagaagtggaaaatattggtaaaaaaacatatatttacacacaaactgaccagcaaacgcaactttcggacgccatcttattttcccagctcaactgtcactgaatggaaagcacaggattgtgggatatcaaaggcagcgaaggatacatatatgctgccttcaaaactcAATCAGATGGAGACAGgcagtgaagcaaacattagattccgCCGTAgattgatgccttcctgccttaaattgtgtcctccgaaggcagcattttcgaggtttcggacgcagccactGTCTATGCTTGTGAACCGaaggtaacacagatatgacgtcattgacaggcgactccctaaGACATCCCAGTTCCTTGGTAAAAAAAGCAACTttcttacaatttacaaatagttggaaacatttgggatattgtaagaactcttACAATTCTTATATTGTAAGAATTCTTATATTGCAAGAATATTGTAAGAActtatataacactggcctggtgggttttggatattttactgcaaaaatcctacaatagtgcacctttaacaatgATAACCGTGCCTGCAGGTTTGTCTGTCATTTTGACTCATAACCCCAAACAGATGGTgaggtttgttttgttttcaaatatgagctttttttttctgaattattCATGActtcataatttttttctctcaagCTCCCAGGCCTCAACTACCTATTGAGGGACCCTGGAGACATGCAAGCCTTAAGAGCTTTATTAAAAATGTGGATGCAGGCAAGGAAGAGACAGGTATTGTCAGTTCTGTTTCTGAGAACAACTAAGTCAGATAACATCCTCCTAATTTTTTTGTGTAGCCGTATTATTGTTAATACACATTGTTAAGAAATCTTAATTGTGACACTTTTCAGGTTGTGAAACTGATAATCAGATTGATGGAGTGGCAAAGCTGGCTCCCATTGTAGCGTGCTATGCTGGAAAGTCAGAGATGTTGGAGAGGGTTGAGGAAGCCATCCGTGTCACACAAAACAATGACATATGTGTGGCAGTGACTCTCGCTGCTGCTAGGTAGGTTGGTAATATATGATTGACATGTGGTGACACACAACTACATACAACTAAGCAACTAGAATATTTACTTCCATTTCCAATATGATACTCAAGCCCCATTCACACCGGCTGTGACTTTGTATGTTGCTAGCCTCTGTATTGTGAAGGCGCTTGTGGGCATTCCTAGCTCTGTTTCTCTAGGACAGGTAGACTGTACATCTGTGGCCACATCTTTAgaaaaatcaaatataaaactaagATATCATTCTAATTTGACTAGGAATTAGAATTAAAAGTAGAATTCTCCTGTTGGAGAGGGACGTTATATAAACTACAGCAGTGCTCGGTTCATTAAATCAGATTAACAATCGTTCAACCAACAAATTAAACTCAATCATACTGTCAAAAACTAAAATGTCATTCGAATTTGACAGTTAAACAATTTTCTTGTctctaataatttatttatgcattgCAAACTTATACAGGGTTCCCACTCTTTTTCAGCGATCGTTTTCCAGGACATTACATTTTACTACAGTGAGAATAAAAGACAAGTATCCAGCCTAAAGTAATATATCGCTCTCTAAGTCTTTAAAAGTTgtaaatatctcacaattctgagaaaagaagtaagaattgcaagatataaacacgcaattataagaaaaaaaattcagaatttGCTATTTTGActaactcacaattgtgagtttatatctcgtaattctgactttataacacacaaTTATGTAAACTTGCAACTGTGAGAACAATTTGTAGAATTgtgaaattataattttatttttttattcagtggcagaaacaagcttccatagtttATTGCCATTTCAGGTGCACTATAAAAATATAGAAATCtgttaaatatccaaaaaccacaaagcagtgttatatattttgttcaactGAGTACTTTTAATATTCCacgtttccaactatttgtaaatcctgtgaaaattgctattttaaccagagAGCCAggacatctgagggagtcgcctctCAGTTGCGTcgtatctgcgttaccctcggtttcttgttttatttggcagaaacactttactcttagcagtgtgcaacaagtgtcacagcagctgctgagcgaacgcacGAGTAACATCATATAACATAATTTTTAAAGcgctcaaatgtatctaatatgataaacagagctgcgttacctcatactcatgaccggaaaagaaGAAATGGTGCcggcgactgtggcataataaaagtcccactgtTGTGTAACATTCGTCTTAtcaacaatcactccagcggccttgttcagctcctcaacaatctgtcctgctctgcttcatactacagtaacgttcataaccgcatccatcaacatgatttcccccccgagtcctatcctgattcttttccatcggctgtgaggtgaagaccacatgtcccaagattctgagctcaaacttagcatcatcaaactacgcctttgttttgaataagcgacctctagcagatggaaaagttacatagtgcacctttaactataAAATCAGTTTTTAATATATGAGCTCTTAATCATACATTATGACAAAATGTTCTCATTACCAATGTCAATATCATAGCAAAAAAATATTGgaactattttaatgttttgtagTGCGTATAATTTGCagcatgaaaaataaaacagaaaatatgttccctttataatcactgcAGATGTTATAATCATGTTAATCACTGCTCATTAACATTTCTGAACTTTTGTTGTGTGTCTTGCATTGCTTGACACGCCTGCATTCTGTCGGAAACTCACTGTTGCCAGAAGTCACCttccctccattgaaaatgaatgagagCGTGTCGCTGTTTGTCACTGGCGGTGTGAACAGGGCTTTAGATGGTGGCACGTTTAAATTGTGTGTGGAAATGATTTATGAACCGATTTCTTCAATATGATGGTAAATGCCATTTTTAAAAGTTGCTCTTT encodes:
- the selenoj gene encoding selenoprotein J isoform X1, with translation MRCVTCKLQIPLKMALALADRAIGAIVASAVADAAAQPLHWVYDQQKLSVLLSESPQPEFRPESANPFYRRNTGQQSCYGDQAFVLLESLSECGGLNVEDLKQRTYKFFGPGSEYDSPVNDPYRDKGAPRPQLPIEGPWRHASLKSFIKNVDAGKEETGCETDNQIDGVAKLAPIVACYAGKSEMLERVEEAIRVTQNNDICVAVTLAAARFLEHFILNGSDPKALDAVLKQLNDPNRKNPQELDKAIVGHIHQVKDNLSKKPKELIPTMFPNTUGLPGAFLAALHGVLTASGYEQAVRDTMSCGGCTSSRSSFIGACIGAQVGVEGIPSSWKSKTLRYNALLDLAKKVVHLQQL
- the selenoj gene encoding selenoprotein J isoform X2 codes for the protein MALALADRAIGAIVASAVADAAAQPLHWVYDQQKLSVLLSESPQPEFRPESANPFYRRNTGQQSCYGDQAFVLLESLSECGGLNVEDLKQRTYKFFGPGSEYDSPVNDPYRDKGAPRPQLPIEGPWRHASLKSFIKNVDAGKEETGCETDNQIDGVAKLAPIVACYAGKSEMLERVEEAIRVTQNNDICVAVTLAAARFLEHFILNGSDPKALDAVLKQLNDPNRKNPQELDKAIVGHIHQVKDNLSKKPKELIPTMFPNTUGLPGAFLAALHGVLTASGYEQAVRDTMSCGGCTSSRSSFIGACIGAQVGVEGIPSSWKSKTLRYNALLDLAKKVVHLQQL